CATAACCTTTTTCTTTCATGACAAGGCATATCTGTGAGGGATCATTGGCTGCTAGTGTAGCCATGTACAACCAACCTTTGCTGGACAAGAGTTTGTCTGCAACAGGTAGTATTTTATCAATAACAGTCCGTCCATTTTCCCCTCCAGCCCAAGCAGAAGCAATTCCTTCACGACCTACTTCATCTTCTGGAGTTGGTACATATGGTGGGTTCACAACCATCACATCAACCTTCCCCCACAGTCTTTTTTCCAGCCCCGACGATGCAATATTATCACATAGTACCTCTGCATGGACGGTATGAGCCTTCAAAGTTTCACTTGTAACTCTCACGGCATGTGGATTAATATCTGTAGCAAAATAGCTGACACTTGCAGCACTGTCCTCCTGCTTTAGCATGATCGCTCGAGATGTAATAACATAACCACTACCACAACCGACTTCCATGCAAAATACGGGTTGATGCTCTAAAAGATTTTTTCGATCAGCCAAGAGTGCATCAACTAAAGCAAAGGAATCATCACAGGGTTCATAAACCTCTGGATGCCCACTTACAAGGCGAATTTGAGCCATTCTAGACGGCATCCTTGACGGAACCTGGTTGGAGATGGTGACATTAGAATTTCTAGTTAGAGTTTAAAAACAattatgacatcaacataatgaACAAAGACAAGGTACCAGCATAACAATACGTGTTCCAAGTTTACAGAAAACACTATCTGTAGTTTCTAATTTGAAACATGTGTGATCAGCAAAACAAAAACAACCAAATTTTCTTTCACAAAGAAAGTACAACAAGGTTGAGGTTCGAGTCAAATACTATGGACATAGTCATTCTAGTTTTGAGTTTAATCCATCTCAAGGAGCCAATAAAGTAAGCCTTAAGTGCACGTCATTTGTTAAGCTAGTGAAACTATTGTTTGATCCGTTACCAACGATTTTGGATTTTTGCATACCTGCCTAATTTTTCATTCATCCTTTTCATTGTTCTCATTGAGGGTAAAACTTCAACACTATAATCCATGTTGACTGTTTTACGTCACAACAACTGAAAAAAACAAGGCCGTATTAATAATCCAAAATGTTGGAGGAGAGTCAAAGTTCTAGAGACCCTGCGTACTGATCGCGAATTTCATgtggaataaaaaataaaaaacacattTAAATGTTTTGGCATTTATTTAAGCAAACAAACGATCTATCAAAATAAGTAAATAACCCATTTGGTGGTTGTACCAAGAGGTTTGAGTTTCAAATCTCACTTACGTCGGGGTTGAGCTGATTTTGCTTTCTTTCTTCGCCTAGCCACCTGGGCGTGCCGGTAGTAGCAGGCCTCTTCTTATGAAAGAGGTTTTGAAAAACTAAAAAATCTGGAGTTGTAAAACTTATAGTCCTTGTAAAGACATGATATGGCAAACACAACTATTACTACTACTGGTACAGATTGTTGTTTGATCAACATTGGTTTCTGTCTCTCCTCCTATTTTTCTCTACACCTCTCTTTGATTTTCCTTTGTTCCATTTTGGTTCATTTCAAATTTATTGTACAATATATGTAAAATTCGAAGAAGACTAAATTGATACCTTTATAGAGACCATGGATTTTTTGTTAGCTCCTCAAATTGTCTTACAGCTCTGTTGCAATTAATATAGGCCTACAGGGTAAAAAGTAAAATTGATTAGAGCAATTCTTTCAATCAGCTAGTACTAGATGACTGCTGCCACGGTGGGTGGTCGATAAAGAAACAAATGCTAGAACATTTCCCTATGCACATAAAAAGCAAACAAAAACTAAGTCCACCAACAATGAAACTAACAACACAAGCACCAACACCATTTGCTTAAGTTCGGTACAAACTAACTCGACGACGCTTTGCATTATTAAACCTATGAAAGCACAACAGACAACGCATATCCATGAAAACAAAAGTAGTGAGAGAGAGTATTTGCACATCAATGAGTCTATCACAGCTCATCATCCACGAGTCCAATATACTCATATTTCATCCAAATGACAAAATAGTCATCCATCACAATTCATATATATGTAGCAGAACTTTTCCCTAGGTTTCAAGTTGCATAATCATCCCTAGGTCTATAATGTTTTTCCAAAGAAGATTCGAAGAGTAAATTGGCAAGTACATACTTTCAACTAGATTCGAGCACCAGCAGCAATGGAGAGAATTGCAATAATCTTGACCCTGTTGACCTAATTCCAAGCACTTATTTCTTCCTTTAAATGAATCTCTGCAACCTGAATAGTAAACAAAGAAGAGATAGTTTCTAACCAAAAATATATGATAAGTAACTTACTTATTGCTGAAATAAGAACACGCATATAAGTTGGGTCTGGCATGATGCGAAATAACATCAAACAAAATTCAGACAACGCTGATCGCTATTCTTTCATCACTTACTTTATTGCATTAGATGAGCACATAGTTTGCTTACAGAATTAAACTAACTTCAACTAACAGAAAGTAAAGACCCGTGAGTTTTAATGTGTATTACACTGCAACTAGTAAGTAGTAACACATACAGAAAGGTGGCCCACTAGTTTACTTAGAAACGGCATTGAGAAATGCCTTGTaacaagaaatacaaaaagagaaTAGTacacggtggaaagatattgaaACTTTTATAGTTGTCAAATAAAGGCATGAGTCAGGGCAACAATGATGCTCCTATGTGAACATACTTCGTGAATCCTTTGTGGCTTTCATTTTGCACAAAACGATACCCAGAAGAACAAGCCGTTTGCAAGATGTTTGCCAGTCTAGTGCGGATGCCCGCATAAAACCAAGACAAAGAAAAAGCCTCAAAGAAAAGGATGGGATAGCTCAGAAGCAAGACTGGTTGCATGGTGCCAAATTGCAGGAGATATTCACAAATGAGCCCCGGGGAAGCCAACTGGTAGTGCCAAAAAAGAAAGGACATGCCAATACAACCAAATATCAGCCGGCTAAAGTGGACTACAGATGCACAGGAAACTCCAATTTTCGACTACAGTATATtcttttagcaaaaaaaaaactcacagtCAATCGATTCAGTTTCTTGTTTAGGAAGTTCTCATGTTGTTTGTattacaaaaccaaaaaaaattgatttctgagaccccAAAAGCATAAGTAATGTAGTAGCGATTAGGGAGAAAGATGCAGTAATCAGTCATGACAAAATGACATGCACCAAAAACCCAGAAAGTATTGCCGGCAGCTCTATATAAATCGGTGATCTGTCATCAAAAGTTTCAGATGCACAATTTTCACCGTGTAAAAAAATCTTTCAATTTTGTAGTTTGTGTTGACAAGATTGTGTGAAAACCACATCTCCTTtactcaaaattagggttcataactAAAAATATCTAAAATGGCATTGCTTATACCATTATGGCTTGCAAATTCGAGTTGCAAATTCGAGCATCTTTTGACCTAGTTCTGCGATGGTAAAGAACTTGAAGGTAGTGAAACTGCTAACTGTCTAATAGAGAACCAGATATCATTCAGCATTTGGGACTCTAATTTGAACTCAAGAGTAATTTTGAAACTGTTTGATGAAATTCGACGAAATTGATAACAAAATTTGAAATGGTAAAGAGAGAAAGCGGTTACTTATAGAAGGCTTCCTAAAGTCGGCTAATTAACTAACTTCTGGAATGGGCAATGTTGTAGTTTTTGTAGTGCGATAAAtagggattcgttgctcggacttgaaaagatttataaataaaaatatatacacaatatttgtcacaggatcaagagacactaggattcaggattccaccataatcattcatataattaatatatttatttccaaaacaattatagctcacataaaaatagggactctaattcttgccaaggtagatttttagaacattaactgtaaatcgaaagcatggcatatcaaaagtactaagaccaagtataaaccatcaaaagaaatgacaatcaattaagaaaaatcataaaacatttaataaaaatgcaagaagtcataaaagaattaaatataatttttatgtgtaaaatatggcttcctccatcatcccagtattggggtttagctattcatatcaatcacacactcaaaatattaattcaaagttcaaagtgtgattaaaagagtcaaaaattataaaatagtggttctgagactcacaaaacacgtccaaaaagAAACGATAGAACAGAACTGCAGCAAAGGAGCGACACTTATCTTCTGTAGctggcactgttgaagaacgacgcttcagaagcgtctgttcttcatcttcttcctcctcctcgagcagcagcagagaaCTTTTCTTCTACTCCTGTTCTTCGTCTCTCCCAGCCTCTGCTCcgattctctcgaccccaaactcttgatccccTCTTCTCTCACTTCTCTATAACtcttatatatttcacagctcaaagaaatcccgatagaatctcctttttctttcttccaaagaCTCGGAAAATGTTTCTCATCTGCTGTTCTTCACGCGACTTTCTGTCGAATCTGTGTTGTTCAAAACTGCTCCAAACTATTCATAGATAGTCACGGATCCAATCAGAGTAtattctttcctgttttatctcCACAATCTAGCCCAAGTCAATCCCCTGAAAATCTTCCAGCGAAGCTCCGAGCATGTTGCGTCTCTGTTTCGTGAACTTGAGATAAAATCTCTCTTTCTTAACTCAACCAAGCCCACAACTTCTCCTGCACGATCAGACCAAGCCCAACCCAACTTGGTCCGATGAAAATTCAAGAGGAAATCACGTCCAAAACCATTGAGAGAAATTTGCAGTCTTAATATAGTTTTCCCGCCATTTCCGTCTTTGAAAATaaagaaggtgacctccccctatccaacaGTGAAGTCCCCTTAGCAATTTTGGTGGAAACATCATTTTTAGGGTGTAAATAGCCATGGGGTCCCCTTATCCAAcctaggggtgcctttagcaattcttctgggatattttccgcactttttcggggttcctccgggacatttctagggtacttccggcacacttctgggacgcttccgggaTACTtccgggtgcctttagtaattttctcccacgcgcGTAAATAccgctttttgagccaatttgtccgcacatgtttatttctccaaaaatacctacaaatacataaaacaccataataagtacaaaaatgggtactaacattatacaaaatcgagatgaaaatagacacataaatacgtctatcaaatacccccaaacttattattttctagtcccaagcaaatcaaatagaaaataaaatcctaactcactgtcgcaggcatcgtcgattgcatttagcgtatgcaataagcctttaaacccctaggtggccctagtggccgagttatagtctcgggtgggtttaccagaggtgtacccacaaaacctgtactccagaccttagctatctacgcagaaccttggaaggcactaaagaatctccttggttggcatacttattgactacaggaagaagtaccctgatgcgaaattccaattgctgtacacgagtttgcactcaagcatactaaaattcatataaagtgacagagctctactcagatagttgcactatggacatcatattcggagtcaaaactaatcacatggatggatcaagaagatggatatagaaaaacatagatggttttgatgttaactaggtgaacggtgtttctcatatctgtctgaaggctacTGCCAAAATAAActtatcctaaatgactgagatagtctgactagTATCAACTCaccgacatatacaagggaaccagtggtcaataaccctaactctaggtcaacacaactggcatatacaagggttccagtggtcgactttattgaatcttATTCCgttttggtctaatggtctggtctcatttttttttttcatttcaagtttttttttttttttttggtatctcaatcactctatctcaccctagcagtggtaacaacttgaatcgtgagccccacctaatcacttagagaaacatagtttaaaatgaaaaaataaaaacagaagtgaaaaggactcaacgagatatggtgaaactatcatgttatttctaacacatgagctctgtgcttttacgaatagactcttctagatgttgccatctaatcagattggttcctcaactcctacaaccaaaatgcttccatccacttagattagttagtgcaatcctcaataggcataaatttctaggttctggagtttatttattcatactgcaactaaaaagtttctcccatacccccaaacttaaatctaacattgtcctcaatgttctaaagataaaattaaaagcatgaataaggagaaactgttaccatttgaagcaaaatagttaaggaaagatattaccgtgttgcatgagattgggttacctcccaagaagtgctaagtttaaagtcttcagccagacatataaaaggtttagtcaactcgaaccgtataacagtagccggaataactgtgggttttcaaaaccaaaaagagctgacaaaaggaaactgcagtgaaccaagaaaatgtacaagactagcatgcccttacctagtttctggataactatcgctaattgcggttcaggttcaggttctatgaaggggtctaaatagaatattttcattggctgcgtttattcatagatgggatccgaatcactaggtcttagagtctgtaaaaactcaaatacgaacttagaatcacgaagtaataacctaaataattgcggatcctctaattcaatcagatatgacttacaaagttgaccacagtgagagtagtggtcattcttaggaaaatgtgtcgattctattaacctaaagtacttaggtttagtctcagaacttaatattcgactcatttgaaacattcccacagttggaagaaaactatttggtgggaaaacaaagtcaatctgggtatcatagcctgggttaaccacatcaaccagaggatgggtttctaataactgaacttcgttatggacatcactaggttcaggaaaacgtgtatgaagataatcttgtaaaacggttgaggcagatatgtcaagacccaagtgagggacctttctaagagttaaagaacctggagactgataatcaccctcaaacttagagttttcagcgtctctagttagactagtcacaatctctctaatttctaggtcatcagattcctgaaaatgggcaattgattcttctaagtcaggttcatcctcattaatctctacgagttcatctaagactattgtttctaaatcgtacgactctaaaacagtattctcaagataaaccggttcctctaaaccagtATCAGCTTCGTAATCaacaggaaaaactacatcgtctaaaacggtggaatccctaatcaaatcctcgtccttttgaataggtgaatattcataataattatttggatttgacttagaaataatataatcattataaagctcaattggattactagcttcctgatcactattcctacatatttcatgttcttcatcaatactatcctcatcataatcatcattataacatgaaaaagatcgaacctcatcaaaacaagtagtgctaccaattctaaccttgttatcttgattatgtaaataactatcttcattctcaagggtattattggatacactatattggcaattcaagtaatttcgagcaattctttcgttcgtctcagctatccgcttgaggtggtcttctaaagaaggttcactcattattgtagttctttcgtctataattatactattcatatcagctaacttacgcgtcgactcagctaacttacgtgttgactctagtaaagaggaattatcagaaggatcataaaaaggactacttttcaatagtttgattgtatcctctagagacgaagaactagtactataaacttcttgctcgtaagactgatgcatgtgtggatagtaattgggctcaccatggtatgaaccataaccttgaaaaggttggcgttcccaactactattcccaccatggtcataaaaatgatgatgtccatattcaaattcaggtcgatactcattttattggcttctatcataccagttcgacattcttaatttcaagggaaatctacacaatcacaaacaaggctgactcgaccaaaacaaacctaaatttctagcaaacaaaaagcatgatggctccacttagattgtcactagaacaacttctaatccttcgaaaaggaattctttACACTCTgagcaaattctctggaatcagtacgagtcaaagtgagttaaatagaggcgagggaagctcagtggagctttgatacccaaggcctcac
The nucleotide sequence above comes from Papaver somniferum cultivar HN1 chromosome 8, ASM357369v1, whole genome shotgun sequence. Encoded proteins:
- the LOC113302044 gene encoding hemK methyltransferase family member 2, producing MPSRMAQIRLVSGHPEVYEPCDDSFALVDALLADRKNLLEHQPVFCMEVGCGSGYVITSRAIMLKQEDSAASVSYFATDINPHAVRVTSETLKAHTVHAEVLCDNIASSGLEKRLWGKVDVMVVNPPYVPTPEDEVGREGIASAWAGGENGRTVIDKILPVADKLLSSKGWLYMATLAANDPSQICLVMKEKGYASRIIVQRSTEEESLHVIKFWRDPDLQVGEPKDRSNGNPC